From a region of the Lactuca sativa cultivar Salinas chromosome 4, Lsat_Salinas_v11, whole genome shotgun sequence genome:
- the LOC111899900 gene encoding uncharacterized protein LOC111899900 has translation MAVNSNRQEQDQTPTSTASPTYLIILKLMSKRRTWVLLFLFVYTILLSSSWNLLQSVLSWYDAAVTTSPSSSTGWPAIYASVALGVIFGLLSMAAALAVAIPATVVTWISVLVLLTFFGKPRKSLVVEGKKLTAEITRTVGKILIKEGNLVAAVCAVLGYFLLVRNGGKD, from the coding sequence ATGGCCGTTAACAGTAATAGACAAGAGCAGGACCAAACGCCGACGTCTACTGCCTCCCCGACGTATTTGATTATCTTGAAGCTCATGAGCAAACGCCGGACATGGGTTCTCCTCTTCTTATTTGTCTACACAATCCTCTTGTCATCATCATGGAACCTCCTACAATCAGTTCTATCATGGTACGACGCCGCCGTTACCACCTCTCCTTCGTCTTCAACTGGGTGGCCGGCGATCTACGCTTCGGTGGCTTTGGGTGTGATTTTCGGCCTTCTTTCGATGGCGGCCGCTTTAGCCGTGGCGATTCCGGCCACCGTCGTCACTTGGATATCTGTGTTGGTTTTGTTGACTTTTTTTGGGAAGCCGAGGAAATCGCTGGTGGTCGAAGGGAAGAAATTGACGGCGGAGATTACTCGGACGGTGGGTAAGATATTGATCAAAGAAGGGAATTTGGTTGCTGCTGTTTGTGCTGTTTTGGGGTATTTCTTGCTAGTCAGGAATGGCGGAAAAGACTAA